In Neochlamydia sp. AcF84, the DNA window ACTTGATATTCTTGATATTCATACAGGTTATCTTATCAGCCTTATTCTTTTTGCCGGCCTCCCCCTTACAACCTTAAGCTCTTTTGATGATTAAAGCTTTGACTTTGATTCATCAATAATAGCAGCTCGGAAAAACTTCTTTCATTATAATCGGGATGGGCGCGCAAAGCGGCAGCCTCTAGCTTAACTTCCCGTCTTATTGATTCGCTCCGGTTATAAAAAAGATAACTATTCCTAAAAGATCGAGGTTTTTTTGGACAAAAGCTAATATGTAAGGGTTCGTCTTTGAAATGCTGTTGATGATGTCTTTTCCACAATGTCTCTTCATCTCCTATTCTTTTCCAGCGTTTACATACTTGCTGAGCATTCACAAGCTCTTTGGGGGAGAGAAAAGAAAAAATATGCACAATCAATTCTTCTGGTATCGTTTTTATTGAGGGAGGGGCCTCAGTAATAAGACGCCAAGGGCGCAGATCTATACAATTAAAAGGATTAAAGCTAAAAAAAAAAGCATCCCATTATAATGAATCCTTGATTAATAGAGTTAAAAACATTTTCCACGCAAATAGTCTTTTTAAGTTACTCACCTTACGCCTAGATGAGTTGGATAAATTATTCTAAAGATGTATTTTTTCTTTAAAAAGAGGAGAAAAAAATGAAACTTGATATTCTTGATATTTATAAGATTATCTTATCAGCCTTATTCTCTTTGCCCGTCTCCTCTCAAAGCCTTAAGCTCTTTTAATGATTAAAGCTTTGACTTTGATTCATCCATAACAGCCTCTCGGAAAAAATTGGATTATATGAGGGAGAGGCGCGCAAAGCGGCAATCTCTAGCTTAACTTTCCGGTCTATTAATTCGAACCGGCTGTAAACAAGATAACTATTTCTAAAAGACCGGAGTACTTTTGGATAAAAGCTAATATGTAAGGGTTTGTCTTTGAACTGCTGTTGATGATGTCTTTTCCACAATGCCTCTTCATTTCCTATTCTTTTCCAGTGTTTACATACTTGCTGAGCATTCACAAGCTCTTTGGGGGAAAGAAAAGAAAAAATATGCACAATCAATTCTTCTGGGATCGTTTTTATTGAGGGAGGGGCCTCAGTAATAAGACACCAAGGGCGCAGATCTATGCAATTAAAAGGATTAAAGTTAAAAAAAAAGCATCCCATTATAATGAATCCTTATTAATAGAGTTAAAAACATTCTCAACGCAAATAGCCTTTTTAAGTTACTCACCTTACGCCTAGATGAGTTGGATAAATTATTCTAAGGATATATTTCTTTCTTTAAAAGGAGGAGAAAAAAAATGAAACTTGAAATTCATACAGATTATCTTATCAGCCTTATTCTTTTTGCCGGCCTCCCCTTAAAACCTTAAGCTCTTTTAATGATTCAAGCTTTGACTTTGATTCATCCATAACAGCCTCTCGGAAAAAATTGGATTATATGAGGGAGAGGCGCGCAAAGCGGCAATCTCTAGCTTAACTTCCCGTCTTATTGATTCGCTCCGACTATAAACAAGATAACTATTCCTAAAAGACCGAACTACTCTTGGATAAAAGCTAATATATAAAGGTTTGCCTTTGAAATGCTGTTGATGATGTCTTTTCCACAGGGTCTCTTCATCTCCTATTTTTTTCCAGTGTTTACATACTTGCTGAGCATTCACAAGCTCTTTGGGGGAAAGAAAAGAAAAAATATGCACAATCAATTCTTCTGGGATCGTTTTTATTGAGGGAGGGGCCTCAGTAATAAGACGCCAAGAGTGCAGATTTATACAATTAAAAGGATTAAAATTAAAAAAAAAGC includes these proteins:
- a CDS encoding F-box protein, translated to MDLRPWRLITEAPPSIKTIPEELIVHIFSFLSPKELVNAQQVCKRWKRIGDEETLWKRHHQQHFKDEPLHISFCPKKPRSFRNSYLFYNRSESIRREVKLEAAALRAHPDYNERSFSELLLLMNQSQSFNHQKSLRL
- a CDS encoding F-box protein, which gives rise to MGCFFFNFNPFNCIDLRPWCLITEAPPSIKTIPEELIVHIFSFLSPKELVNAQQVCKHWKRIGNEEALWKRHHQQQFKDKPLHISFYPKVLRSFRNSYLVYSRFELIDRKVKLEIAALRASPSYNPIFSERLLWMNQSQSFNH
- a CDS encoding F-box protein — its product is MGCFFFNFNPFNCINLHSWRLITEAPPSIKTIPEELIVHIFSFLSPKELVNAQQVCKHWKKIGDEETLWKRHHQQHFKGKPLYISFYPRVVRSFRNSYLVYSRSESIRREVKLEIAALRASPSYNPIFSERLLWMNQSQSLNH